AATAAAAAACGTCGCCGGGAAGATGTTTATGCCCCAGGTGGAAAAGCGGGTCTAAGACCCGACCGAGCAACAATAGTTTATTGCGGAAAAATTCGTGAAATATTTGGCGCTATTCCCTTGATTATTGGTGGCATTGAAGCCAGTTTACGGCGCTTTGCCCATTACGATTACTGGCAGGATAAAGTGCGTCGACCGATTCTTTTTGATTCCAGGGCTGATCTTCTGGTTTATGGTATGGGTGAACTGGCGATGATTGAGATTGCCGAACGTTTAAACGCTGGTATCCCGATTGATCAGTTAACGGATATCAATGGAACTGCGTATATCAGTAAAGAACCAAATCTTGACGGAGCTGTTATCTTACCCTCAGTTGAAACGGTAATGGCCGATAAATCTGATTATGCTAAAGCAACAGCGCTGATCTACCAGAGCAACAACGCCTATGATCATCATTCCTATCTTCAACAATCGGGAAATCGCTATTTATGTCAGAATCCGCCGCAAATGCCTTTATCTCAAAAAGAATTTGACGCATTGTATAATCTGCCTTTTACTTATTGCTGGCATCCCAGCTATGAACAAGCTGGTGGTGTTCCGGGTTTGGAAGAAGTGAAATTCAGCATTACCGCCAACCGCGGCTGCTATGGCAATTGTACTTTTTGCGCGCTGGCAATCCATCAAGGTAAATATGTCCAGACTCGTAGTAAAGACTCCATTATCCGAGAAGCTATCCAGATGACAAAAAACCCGGATTTCAAAGGATATATTCATGATATTGGCGGTCCAACGGCTAACTTCAGCCATCTTGCCTGTAAACAACAAGAAACGCGAGGATATTGCAAAAACAGAGAGTGTTTATCCCCAGAAGCCTGCAAAAACATTGATGCCGACCATAAACCTTATTTGGAAATGCTCCGGGCAGTCCGAAAACTCCCTGGTATCAAAAAAGTTTTTATCCGATCTGGAATTCGCTACGACTATTTACTTTTAGATAAGGATAAGACCTTTCTCAAAGAATTAGTTGAATATCATATCAGCGGCCAACTTCGAGTTGCACCGGAACATGTGTCTGAAAATGTATTACATTATATGGGAAAACCGGCGTTTAAAGTTTATGAAACGTTTGAGCGTAATTTCAAACAAACAAATGAACGTTTAGGTAAAAAACAGTTTGTTTTACCATATTTTATTACTGGTCATCCCGGTTGTACCTTAAATGATGCCATTAAATTGGCTGAATATATTCGCGATATGGGATTTTTCCCGGAACAGGTTCAAGATTTTTACCCAACTCCCGGTTCAGTAGCGACTGCAATGTATCATACGGGCATTAATCCTCTGACTATGAAACCAGTATATGTACCAAAAGGACGCGAAAAAAATATGCAACGCGCGCTCGTGCAATACAATAAACGAGAAAACTATTTGTTGGTTCATGAAGCACTGACAAAAGCATATCGAGACGATTTAATCGGTCATGGCAAAAAAGCACTAATCCC
This is a stretch of genomic DNA from Acetobacterium woodii DSM 1030. It encodes these proteins:
- a CDS encoding YgiQ family radical SAM protein, producing the protein MKKSVTNKDNKCRDQNHRFLPMSIDEMKNLGINQCDFILVTGDAYVDHPSFGTAIIGRVLQSKGYTVGIIAQPNWQNNDDFKKLGPPRLGFLVTAGNLDSMVNHFTVNKKRRREDVYAPGGKAGLRPDRATIVYCGKIREIFGAIPLIIGGIEASLRRFAHYDYWQDKVRRPILFDSRADLLVYGMGELAMIEIAERLNAGIPIDQLTDINGTAYISKEPNLDGAVILPSVETVMADKSDYAKATALIYQSNNAYDHHSYLQQSGNRYLCQNPPQMPLSQKEFDALYNLPFTYCWHPSYEQAGGVPGLEEVKFSITANRGCYGNCTFCALAIHQGKYVQTRSKDSIIREAIQMTKNPDFKGYIHDIGGPTANFSHLACKQQETRGYCKNRECLSPEACKNIDADHKPYLEMLRAVRKLPGIKKVFIRSGIRYDYLLLDKDKTFLKELVEYHISGQLRVAPEHVSENVLHYMGKPAFKVYETFERNFKQTNERLGKKQFVLPYFITGHPGCTLNDAIKLAEYIRDMGFFPEQVQDFYPTPGSVATAMYHTGINPLTMKPVYVPKGREKNMQRALVQYNKRENYLLVHEALTKAYRDDLIGHGKKALIPEKVKRNESKQTKSKIVTTSKTLSNRNSKKNIKDKNRGKNGNKIN